From Pelosinus fermentans DSM 17108, the proteins below share one genomic window:
- a CDS encoding YlzJ-like family protein, giving the protein MTFWSILPEELIFSTNNLPDSPPLYEEIQCNNIKLLVEKIGPTQCKVSRLLTTNPQDYLQPEIQPGKILTYKPIL; this is encoded by the coding sequence ATGACTTTCTGGAGTATATTACCAGAAGAATTAATTTTTAGTACAAATAATTTACCAGATAGCCCACCTCTTTATGAAGAAATCCAATGCAATAACATAAAGTTACTAGTCGAGAAAATAGGTCCCACTCAATGTAAGGTCAGCCGATTACTAACAACAAACCCCCAAGATTACCTACAACCAGAAATACAACCAGGAAAGATTTTAACATATAAGCCCATTTTATAA
- the dapB gene encoding 4-hydroxy-tetrahydrodipicolinate reductase, producing MIRVIVCGAYGKMGREVLKAIHNDTQLSIVGAVDTKSDFADIGDLIGAGKTGIVIGNDLQTVINETKPQVMVDFTRPEVVLNNIHIAINNGICPVVGTTGLSEENIEEIRRLCVETKVNALISPNFSIGAILMMKLAQDAAKFFPHVEIIELHHDQKLDAPSGTALHTAELIAKKRGFLHQGHPDEVEKLAGARGGDFSGIRMHSVRLPGYVAHQEVIFGGLGQTLTIRHDSISRESFMPGVLLACKHVLNANGLVLGLEEILK from the coding sequence ATGATTAGAGTGATAGTTTGCGGAGCTTACGGTAAAATGGGGCGTGAAGTACTCAAAGCCATACATAACGATACTCAATTAAGTATCGTAGGTGCTGTGGATACTAAATCTGACTTTGCAGATATTGGTGATTTAATCGGCGCAGGAAAAACGGGCATTGTTATAGGTAATGATTTGCAAACCGTTATTAACGAAACAAAGCCACAAGTAATGGTTGATTTCACAAGACCAGAAGTAGTATTAAATAATATCCACATCGCCATTAATAATGGAATCTGTCCTGTTGTGGGAACTACTGGTCTATCAGAAGAAAATATAGAAGAGATTAGAAGATTATGCGTAGAAACTAAGGTAAATGCATTAATTTCTCCTAATTTTTCAATTGGGGCAATCTTAATGATGAAACTGGCACAAGATGCTGCGAAATTTTTTCCTCATGTGGAAATTATTGAATTACATCATGATCAAAAACTTGATGCACCATCTGGAACTGCCTTGCATACTGCAGAGCTAATAGCCAAAAAGCGCGGTTTCTTACATCAAGGGCACCCTGATGAGGTTGAAAAGCTCGCTGGTGCACGTGGTGGCGACTTCTCAGGTATCAGAATGCATAGCGTTCGTCTTCCTGGCTATGTAGCACATCAAGAAGTTATTTTTGGTGGACTTGGTCAAACCTTGACGATTCGCCATGATTCTATATCACGAGAATCATTTATGCCAGGAGTTTTACTAGCGTGTAAACACGTACTTAATGCAAATGGCCTAGTCTTAGGACTTGAAGAAATTTTGAAATAA
- the dapG gene encoding aspartate kinase: protein MGIIIQKFGGTSVATPEARKLVIEKIKAAVTNELSPVVVVSAMGRKGECYATDTFIELARKAYKDIASRELDQILYCGEMISAVIMAGTLQAAGLDAVMLTGGQAGIITDNNFNNARILKVDPSRICNLIKMGKIPVVCGFQGITIDDEFTTLGRGGSDTTAAALGSALDAELIEIYTDVDGIMTADPRIVSTAKILDCITYGEVCQLAHQGAKVIHPRAVEIAMQKSIPLVVKSTFSNEPGTLITSITKEDTADTYVADRVATGVTFISNIAQIKINLHDSLNNIASFNIFKSMADNGISVDLINVHPGQIMFTIAEDLAEKATAQLQEFGCDVHTTLDCAKVSVVGGGINGVPGVMASFIEALSMNNIPILQTVDSHTSISVLIKKSFVQSAVTALHEKFNLSC, encoded by the coding sequence ATGGGGATAATAATTCAAAAATTTGGTGGTACCTCAGTTGCAACTCCTGAGGCAAGAAAGTTAGTAATAGAAAAAATTAAAGCTGCTGTTACTAACGAATTGAGTCCTGTCGTTGTCGTCTCTGCTATGGGACGTAAAGGGGAATGCTATGCAACCGATACTTTTATTGAATTAGCACGAAAAGCATATAAAGATATAGCAAGCCGCGAACTTGATCAGATCTTATACTGCGGCGAAATGATCTCCGCCGTCATTATGGCTGGCACATTACAAGCCGCTGGACTTGATGCTGTTATGCTTACAGGTGGGCAAGCTGGCATAATAACTGATAATAATTTCAATAACGCTCGTATTTTAAAAGTAGATCCTTCTCGCATATGCAACTTAATTAAGATGGGTAAAATTCCTGTAGTATGCGGTTTTCAAGGTATAACTATTGATGATGAATTTACTACATTAGGCCGTGGAGGTAGTGACACTACTGCAGCTGCTTTGGGATCTGCTCTCGATGCTGAATTGATAGAAATTTATACAGACGTAGATGGAATTATGACTGCCGATCCTAGAATTGTAAGTACAGCAAAGATTCTCGACTGTATTACCTATGGAGAAGTCTGTCAATTAGCTCACCAAGGTGCTAAAGTTATTCATCCTCGAGCTGTAGAAATTGCTATGCAGAAAAGTATTCCTCTAGTGGTAAAGTCAACATTTTCCAATGAACCTGGTACACTTATAACTAGCATTACTAAAGAAGATACAGCTGACACATATGTTGCTGATCGTGTTGCTACAGGTGTAACCTTTATATCTAATATTGCCCAAATCAAAATTAATTTACATGATTCTTTAAATAATATTGCAAGCTTTAATATCTTCAAATCAATGGCGGACAATGGAATCAGTGTAGATTTGATTAATGTTCATCCTGGGCAAATCATGTTTACAATAGCAGAAGATCTTGCAGAGAAAGCAACTGCTCAACTTCAAGAATTTGGTTGCGATGTACACACAACTCTTGACTGTGCTAAAGTTTCAGTTGTAGGTGGGGGAATTAATGGTGTCCCAGGTGTGATGGCCAGTTTTATAGAAGCCCTGTCTATGAATAACATCCCTATATTACAAACAGTAGACTCTCATACATCAATCTCCGTTTTAATAAAGAAATCATTTGTACAATCAGCCGTTACAGCATTACATGAAAAGTTTAATTTATCATGTTAA
- a CDS encoding YlmC/YmxH family sporulation protein has protein sequence MRLSNLSGKEVINLSDGARLGIIEECELTFDHKSGKILTIVLPRKNGLFSFFNDIKSSTIPWQTIKRIGDEVIIVDINNAYTNFNRERHENTY, from the coding sequence ATGCGTTTAAGCAATCTATCCGGAAAAGAAGTTATAAATTTAAGTGATGGAGCTCGCTTAGGAATCATTGAAGAATGTGAGTTAACATTTGACCATAAATCAGGAAAAATACTCACAATTGTACTTCCAAGAAAAAACGGATTATTTAGTTTTTTTAATGATATAAAATCTTCTACTATTCCTTGGCAAACAATAAAACGTATTGGAGATGAAGTAATTATTGTCGATATAAATAATGCTTATACTAATTTTAACCGAGAACGTCATGAAAATACATATTAA
- the dapA gene encoding 4-hydroxy-tetrahydrodipicolinate synthase, whose amino-acid sequence MKSLIYHVNKEKKITMKTFGRILTAMVTPFDDDFSVNYDAAATLAKYLVANGSDGLVVAGSTGESATLDKEEKLKLFSTVLDAVGDKATVIAGTGSNDTMASVKLTQEAEKLGVHGAMLVGPYYNKPPQEGLYQHFKTIADSTNLPLIIYNVPGRTSSNILPGTIARLAELKNIVAVKEASGNLEQVAEIIRTTPNEFMVYSGDDSLTLPILSVGGVGIISVAAHIVGNRMQEMITAFVHNDIAKAQAIQSELIPFFRMMFITTNPIPVKTAVNLIGQNGGTFRLPLIPPTINELEQIKSYLHKINRI is encoded by the coding sequence ATGAAAAGTTTAATTTATCATGTTAATAAGGAGAAAAAGATTACTATGAAGACTTTTGGACGGATTTTAACAGCCATGGTAACCCCATTTGATGATGATTTTAGCGTCAATTATGATGCGGCAGCCACCCTTGCAAAATATTTAGTTGCAAATGGTTCAGATGGTTTAGTAGTTGCTGGTAGCACTGGTGAATCAGCAACATTAGATAAAGAAGAAAAGCTCAAGCTATTTTCCACGGTACTTGATGCTGTTGGTGATAAAGCTACCGTGATCGCTGGTACTGGTTCAAACGACACTATGGCTTCCGTAAAGTTAACGCAAGAAGCAGAGAAATTAGGTGTACATGGCGCTATGCTTGTAGGCCCCTACTACAATAAACCGCCGCAAGAAGGGCTTTATCAACATTTTAAAACTATTGCTGACAGTACTAATTTACCGCTAATCATATATAATGTTCCTGGACGTACTAGTTCTAATATTTTACCTGGAACGATAGCGCGTTTGGCAGAACTTAAAAATATTGTTGCTGTTAAAGAAGCCAGCGGAAATCTTGAGCAAGTTGCAGAAATTATTCGAACGACTCCTAATGAATTTATGGTATACAGTGGTGATGATAGCCTTACATTACCAATCCTATCTGTGGGTGGCGTTGGTATTATTAGTGTGGCAGCTCACATTGTAGGGAATCGTATGCAAGAAATGATTACAGCTTTTGTCCATAATGATATTGCTAAAGCTCAAGCCATACAATCCGAATTAATACCATTTTTTAGAATGATGTTTATTACAACCAATCCGATACCAGTAAAAACAGCTGTAAATCTAATTGGGCAAAATGGCGGTACCTTTAGGTTACCTTTAATACCACCGACAATTAATGAATTAGAACAAATAAAAAGCTATCTGCATAAAATAAATCGTATATAA
- a CDS encoding ClpP family protease yields MLENDNPTIEPPGINPENPKPPIEHTKKTVTARKTDTVDNIQELGATEIPTAKTNIHVMTIIGQVEGHMILPPQNKTTKYEHIMPQLVAIEQNSDIEGLLLLLNTVGGDVEAGLAIAEMIASMSKPSVSIVLGGGHSIGVPIAVSATYSYIVESATMTIHPIRLTGLVIGAPSSFDYLEKMQDRVNKFVVDHSNVSERKWKELLFKTGELSRDIGTSVIGRDAVSYGIINEIGGLSHAQTKLNELIKIQKETKGLKQ; encoded by the coding sequence ATGTTAGAAAATGATAACCCAACTATAGAACCACCTGGAATAAATCCAGAAAACCCTAAACCACCAATTGAGCATACAAAAAAAACGGTGACAGCTCGAAAGACTGATACCGTAGACAATATTCAAGAATTAGGTGCCACTGAAATTCCTACAGCTAAAACCAACATACATGTCATGACAATTATCGGACAAGTAGAAGGACATATGATATTACCACCACAAAATAAAACTACTAAGTATGAACATATTATGCCCCAGCTAGTAGCAATTGAACAAAATTCTGATATTGAAGGCTTATTGCTGCTTTTAAATACAGTTGGTGGTGATGTCGAGGCAGGATTAGCTATCGCAGAAATGATCGCTAGTATGTCCAAACCTTCTGTTTCTATCGTACTTGGTGGTGGACATAGTATTGGTGTGCCAATTGCTGTATCTGCAACTTATTCTTATATTGTAGAAAGTGCTACCATGACAATTCATCCCATCCGGCTTACTGGGTTGGTTATCGGTGCTCCTAGTTCTTTTGATTATCTAGAAAAAATGCAAGATAGGGTTAATAAATTTGTTGTAGATCATTCTAATGTTTCTGAAAGAAAGTGGAAAGAGCTGCTATTTAAAACAGGGGAGCTATCTCGTGATATTGGCACATCCGTCATTGGCAGAGATGCTGTATCTTATGGTATCATCAACGAAATCGGAGGATTATCCCACGCACAAACAAAACTAAATGAATTAATTAAAATACAAAAAGAAACTAAGGGGTTGAAGCAATGA
- a CDS encoding YgiQ family radical SAM protein yields the protein MKNEFLPISKEDMTKRGWDRLDFLFVSGDAYVDHPSFGPAILCRLLEKYGYRVGIISQPDWRSTLDFKKMGKPRLGVLVSAGNLDSMLNKFTAAKKFRSSDNYSPGGKAGCRPDRATIVYCNRIREVWKDIPIIIGGIEASLRRFAHYDYWSNSIRRSILIDSRADILIYGMGEKQLKEIAEQLQQGLNISDIRNVQGTCYKTDSIEHLWNFIETPGYDDVNTNKQAFSQAFKIQYQEQDAIRGKTIVQNHGEYSIVQNAPALPLTTEEMDEIYDLPYQRTYHPIYEKSGGVPAIQEVKFSLVSHRGCFGGCSFCAIVSHQGRIIQSRSHESILNEAKIIIAMPDFKGYIHDIGGPTANFRIQSCQKQSERGTCKAKQCLAPTPCKELMTNHTDYLTLLRTLRALPGVKKVFIRSGLRYDYLMADPSNEEFLRELCEHHISGQLKVAPEHISPKVTNLMGKSGKGVYLKFMHAYKRVNERIGKEQYLVPYFMSSHPGSGLKEAIELAEFIRDLNYRPEQVQDFIPTPGSLSTCIYYTGINPFTNEKVYVAKDIHEKKMQRGLMQYRDPKNYYLVYEALTKANRQDLIGYGPKCLIRPPHNTNHKQNSSTTTSKNSSSRNMHTKSTTQLKNNTKKHSRSRS from the coding sequence ATGAAAAATGAATTTTTACCAATTTCTAAGGAAGATATGACCAAACGAGGATGGGATCGACTAGATTTTTTATTTGTTAGCGGTGATGCTTATGTAGATCACCCCAGCTTTGGACCTGCCATTCTCTGCCGTTTATTAGAAAAGTATGGATATCGAGTGGGTATTATCTCTCAACCAGACTGGCGTTCAACATTAGATTTTAAAAAAATGGGAAAACCTCGGTTAGGCGTATTAGTATCAGCTGGAAATTTGGATTCGATGTTGAATAAATTCACTGCTGCTAAAAAATTTCGCAGCTCAGATAATTATTCACCTGGAGGAAAAGCAGGCTGCCGTCCTGACAGAGCCACTATTGTTTATTGCAACCGAATTCGAGAAGTCTGGAAGGACATACCGATTATTATTGGAGGTATTGAAGCAAGTCTCAGGAGATTTGCTCATTATGATTACTGGTCAAATAGTATACGGCGCTCTATTTTAATTGACAGCAGAGCTGATATTTTAATATATGGTATGGGTGAAAAACAATTAAAAGAAATTGCTGAACAATTACAACAAGGACTCAATATCTCTGACATTCGTAACGTTCAAGGTACTTGTTATAAGACTGATTCCATTGAACATTTATGGAATTTCATTGAAACTCCTGGCTACGATGATGTAAACACGAACAAACAAGCATTTAGCCAAGCGTTCAAAATTCAATACCAAGAGCAGGATGCTATCCGCGGTAAAACAATTGTACAGAACCATGGTGAATATTCTATCGTACAAAATGCGCCTGCTTTGCCGCTAACTACAGAAGAGATGGATGAGATCTATGATCTTCCTTATCAACGCACCTATCATCCAATTTACGAGAAATCTGGTGGAGTGCCGGCAATTCAAGAAGTAAAATTTAGTTTGGTCAGCCATCGTGGCTGTTTTGGCGGGTGTTCATTTTGTGCAATTGTTTCTCATCAAGGACGTATTATTCAAAGCAGGAGTCACGAATCTATTTTGAATGAAGCTAAAATAATCATTGCTATGCCTGATTTTAAAGGTTATATTCATGATATCGGTGGTCCTACTGCTAACTTTCGTATACAATCCTGTCAAAAACAATCTGAGCGCGGTACTTGTAAAGCAAAGCAATGCTTAGCTCCAACCCCATGCAAAGAATTAATGACGAATCATACTGATTACTTAACATTATTACGCACCTTACGAGCTTTACCAGGTGTAAAAAAAGTTTTTATTCGCTCTGGACTACGTTACGATTATTTAATGGCAGATCCGAGCAACGAAGAATTTTTACGCGAATTATGTGAGCATCATATTAGTGGTCAACTTAAAGTAGCACCCGAGCACATTTCCCCTAAAGTTACCAATTTAATGGGGAAATCAGGAAAAGGGGTTTATTTAAAATTCATGCATGCTTATAAACGTGTAAATGAAAGAATAGGAAAAGAGCAATACCTCGTTCCTTACTTTATGTCTAGCCATCCTGGGTCTGGGCTTAAAGAAGCGATTGAATTAGCAGAATTCATCCGCGATCTGAATTATAGGCCAGAGCAAGTACAAGATTTCATTCCCACTCCAGGCAGTTTATCTACTTGTATTTACTATACCGGTATCAACCCATTTACAAATGAAAAAGTGTATGTAGCTAAAGATATACATGAAAAGAAAATGCAACGTGGATTAATGCAATACCGTGATCCTAAAAATTATTATTTAGTATACGAAGCACTGACAAAGGCTAATCGTCAGGATCTTATTGGCTATGGACCCAAGTGCCTCATTCGTCCACCACACAATACAAATCATAAACAAAATAGTAGTACTACCACAAGTAAAAATAGTAGTAGTAGAAACATGCACACAAAATCCACTACACAGCTTAAGAATAATACTAAGAAACATTCTAGGAGTCGCTCGTAA
- a CDS encoding helix-turn-helix domain-containing protein, with the protein MQTIGEILRSEREKKGLSVKEIEIATSIRTVYITAIEEGNYGIIPGEVYLKGFIRNYANFLGLDGQQIVDLYRQSQNPTTVAEEMNKMDAPLKEKSMKKPNTTLSSKWLAIGVVALCVAGGAWWLQNNSSSSQEPKIDKKVQQPSPVIPSQGVKEQVSIPTTPVSIKPVVIIAKYTDQCWTSVTADNKIIYEGTPQAGETLTWEAEQNITIKAGNADGIDIVYNGQSLGKLGTKGEVLVKTFALSR; encoded by the coding sequence GTGCAAACAATTGGTGAAATTTTGCGTAGTGAGCGGGAAAAAAAAGGACTTTCTGTTAAAGAAATTGAAATTGCCACCAGTATAAGGACTGTATATATAACAGCAATTGAGGAAGGTAATTATGGTATTATACCAGGTGAGGTATACCTAAAAGGATTTATTCGTAATTATGCTAATTTTCTAGGTTTAGATGGTCAACAAATTGTTGATTTATATCGTCAATCTCAAAATCCTACAACAGTGGCTGAAGAAATGAATAAAATGGATGCACCTCTAAAAGAAAAATCCATGAAAAAACCAAATACAACTCTTTCTAGCAAATGGTTAGCTATTGGTGTAGTGGCACTATGTGTAGCTGGTGGTGCATGGTGGCTTCAAAATAATTCAAGTTCATCACAAGAACCTAAGATAGACAAAAAGGTGCAACAACCGTCTCCAGTAATACCAAGCCAAGGAGTAAAAGAACAAGTATCGATTCCTACTACTCCAGTTTCAATAAAACCGGTAGTTATTATTGCAAAATATACTGATCAGTGCTGGACCTCAGTGACTGCTGATAATAAAATTATTTATGAGGGAACTCCTCAAGCCGGTGAAACGCTTACTTGGGAAGCAGAACAAAATATTACAATAAAAGCTGGTAATGCTGATGGAATTGATATAGTATATAATGGACAATCCTTGGGGAAACTGGGAACAAAAGGTGAAGTACTTGTTAAAACATTCGCCTTAAGCAGATAA
- a CDS encoding aspartate-semialdehyde dehydrogenase: MKKYNVAILGATGAVGQEFLNLIEERNFPYDNLKLLASKRSAGKIINFMGKNFTVEEATDDSFKNIDIALFAGGSASTKFAPAAVKYGAVVIDNSSAFRMDPTVPLVVPEVNPEAIQQHKGIIANPNCSTIIMAMALKPLYDQAKIKRVVVSTYQAVSGAGKEAIDELDNQVQAIVENRPVEATILPSSSLPKHYQIAFNVIPHIDVFVEGDYTKEEMKMVHETQKIFNDYTMGITATTVRVPIYRSHSESINIEFEKEVSVDQAKELLAAFPGVILQDNPAEMLYPMPLFTSNQNEVFVGRIRKDNSIQNALNLWVVGDQIRKGAALNALQIAEYMIKHNLI, translated from the coding sequence ATGAAAAAATATAATGTAGCAATACTCGGAGCTACTGGAGCAGTTGGTCAGGAGTTTTTAAATTTAATTGAAGAGCGTAATTTTCCATATGATAATTTAAAATTGCTTGCTTCCAAACGGTCAGCCGGTAAAATTATTAATTTTATGGGAAAAAATTTCACTGTAGAAGAAGCTACTGATGACTCTTTTAAGAATATAGACATCGCTTTATTTGCTGGTGGCTCTGCCAGCACAAAGTTTGCACCTGCTGCAGTAAAATATGGTGCAGTAGTCATTGATAATTCCAGCGCTTTTAGAATGGATCCTACAGTACCATTAGTTGTACCAGAAGTGAATCCAGAAGCGATACAACAACATAAAGGAATTATTGCAAATCCAAATTGTTCTACCATTATAATGGCAATGGCTTTAAAGCCACTATATGATCAGGCTAAAATTAAGCGAGTAGTGGTATCCACATATCAAGCAGTCTCTGGTGCTGGTAAAGAAGCGATTGATGAATTAGATAACCAGGTCCAAGCAATTGTAGAAAATCGTCCTGTAGAAGCTACTATTTTACCAAGTTCCAGCTTACCAAAACATTATCAGATTGCCTTTAATGTCATTCCACACATTGATGTATTTGTGGAAGGTGATTACACAAAAGAAGAAATGAAAATGGTACATGAAACACAGAAAATATTCAATGATTATACAATGGGAATTACAGCAACTACTGTAAGAGTGCCCATTTATCGTAGCCATTCAGAGTCAATCAATATAGAATTTGAAAAAGAAGTCTCAGTTGATCAGGCAAAAGAACTTTTAGCTGCATTTCCTGGGGTTATTTTACAAGATAATCCTGCAGAAATGTTGTATCCAATGCCATTATTCACTTCAAACCAAAATGAAGTCTTTGTTGGTCGAATTAGAAAAGATAATTCCATTCAAAATGCCCTTAATTTATGGGTTGTTGGCGATCAAATACGTAAAGGTGCTGCTTTAAATGCTTTACAAATTGCCGAGTATATGATTAAGCATAACTTAATTTGA
- a CDS encoding general stress protein, whose amino-acid sequence MKNQTNNQVSNEENESSLVNSYSAGNGNATTMAAPANNNTTNTQQANQTVIGVFESRAKAENAVNTLRKQGFTTEEINIVSKKQKNQDQNQDGTYDDDITDGTLTGGTLGGIGGLLMGAGALMLPGIGPIIAVGPITAAVGGAIAGGIAGGLIDWGIPAEASQRYEQEVAGGSILAIIRTDTTKVSSAAQILRQNGAKDVENHSK is encoded by the coding sequence ATGAAAAATCAAACCAATAATCAAGTTTCCAATGAAGAAAATGAAAGTTCACTAGTAAACAGCTATAGTGCAGGAAATGGAAATGCTACTACTATGGCAGCACCAGCTAACAACAATACCACAAATACACAACAAGCCAATCAAACTGTTATTGGTGTATTTGAATCAAGAGCTAAAGCTGAAAATGCTGTGAACACGCTACGAAAACAAGGCTTTACTACTGAAGAAATTAATATTGTCTCTAAAAAACAAAAGAATCAAGATCAAAATCAAGATGGAACCTATGATGACGATATTACTGATGGTACATTAACAGGCGGTACTTTAGGTGGAATTGGTGGCTTACTTATGGGAGCAGGAGCCTTAATGCTTCCCGGCATTGGTCCGATTATCGCAGTAGGTCCTATTACTGCTGCTGTAGGAGGAGCAATCGCAGGTGGTATTGCAGGAGGATTGATTGATTGGGGCATTCCTGCCGAAGCAAGTCAACGTTATGAGCAAGAAGTTGCCGGTGGTAGTATTCTGGCAATTATTCGGACAGATACAACCAAAGTCAGTTCTGCAGCACAAATCCTGCGGCAAAATGGTGCTAAAGATGTAGAGAATCATAGTAAATAG
- a CDS encoding ribonuclease J — translation MVKTQQKIQIIPLGGLGEIGKNMTVVRYGDDIIVIDAGLMFPEDDMLGIDLVIPDISYLLENRDLVRGIILTHGHEDHIGALPYVLKQLSVPVYGTRLTLGILEGRLKENNVPLTNLISVKAGDQIEVGPFKIGFIRISHSIADAVALSIKTPVGTIVHTGDFKFDQTPVDGKVTDFHKLAELGDQGVLVMLADSTNAEHPGYTMSEKSVGVTFDEMFYNANGRIIIASFSSNVHRVQQAIDTACKYNRKVAVLGRSMINVVTISSELGYLNIPEGILIDIDQINNYPASGVVIITTGSQGEPMSALTRMAMSDHRKVDIVPGDTIIISATPIPGNEKLVSRTIDYLLRQGAEVLYERTSGIHVSGHASQEELKMMHNLIRPKFFIPVHGEYRHLVKHSKLAQELGMAKDHIFIAENGQVLEFTPEKGSVTGKVSSGIVLIDGLGVGDVGNIVLRDRRQLSQEGILIVVITMDKQGGCVVAGPDIVSRGFVYVRESEQLMDEAKNKVRQTLDKCELNNVTEWAMIKSSVRDTLGKYLYEKTRRRPMILPIIMEV, via the coding sequence TTGGTAAAAACACAACAAAAAATTCAAATTATCCCTTTAGGCGGATTAGGTGAAATTGGCAAAAATATGACTGTAGTTCGTTATGGAGACGATATTATTGTTATTGATGCTGGTCTAATGTTTCCGGAAGATGATATGCTCGGAATTGATCTAGTCATTCCAGATATATCGTATCTACTAGAAAATCGTGATTTAGTACGGGGGATAATACTTACTCATGGTCATGAAGATCATATTGGTGCATTACCATATGTTCTGAAGCAACTTAGCGTACCTGTCTACGGTACAAGGTTAACATTGGGAATACTTGAAGGCAGATTAAAAGAAAATAATGTTCCATTAACTAATTTAATTTCTGTCAAGGCAGGCGACCAAATTGAAGTTGGACCTTTTAAAATTGGTTTTATTCGCATTAGTCATAGTATTGCAGATGCTGTAGCCCTTTCTATTAAAACTCCTGTTGGCACAATTGTGCATACCGGAGATTTTAAATTTGACCAAACTCCAGTTGATGGTAAAGTTACCGATTTTCATAAATTGGCCGAATTGGGTGATCAGGGAGTACTCGTTATGCTTGCAGACAGTACGAATGCTGAGCATCCGGGATATACGATGAGTGAGAAATCAGTTGGTGTTACATTTGATGAGATGTTCTATAATGCTAATGGACGAATCATCATTGCGAGTTTTTCTTCCAATGTACATCGCGTGCAACAAGCTATTGATACCGCCTGTAAATATAATCGTAAGGTAGCAGTCTTGGGACGTAGTATGATTAATGTAGTTACGATTTCATCGGAATTAGGTTATCTTAATATTCCAGAAGGTATACTCATTGACATTGACCAAATTAATAATTATCCTGCATCAGGCGTGGTTATCATCACAACTGGCAGTCAAGGTGAACCTATGTCAGCATTAACTAGAATGGCAATGTCTGACCACCGTAAAGTTGATATCGTACCTGGTGACACCATTATTATCTCCGCTACGCCAATTCCAGGTAATGAAAAATTAGTATCTCGTACTATTGACTATTTATTACGGCAGGGTGCAGAAGTGCTTTACGAGAGAACTTCTGGCATTCATGTCTCAGGTCATGCTAGCCAGGAAGAATTAAAAATGATGCACAATTTAATTCGTCCTAAGTTTTTTATTCCAGTACATGGTGAATATCGTCATTTAGTTAAGCATTCGAAATTAGCCCAAGAGCTTGGCATGGCTAAAGATCATATTTTCATTGCTGAGAATGGGCAGGTACTGGAGTTTACTCCTGAAAAAGGCAGTGTTACAGGAAAAGTATCTTCTGGCATTGTGTTAATTGATGGATTAGGTGTTGGCGATGTCGGCAATATTGTACTACGAGATCGCCGACAGCTTTCCCAAGAGGGAATTTTGATTGTTGTTATTACAATGGACAAGCAAGGCGGCTGTGTTGTTGCAGGTCCCGATATTGTCTCTCGTGGTTTTGTTTATGTGAGGGAATCCGAGCAATTAATGGATGAAGCTAAGAACAAAGTAAGACAAACACTGGATAAATGCGAATTGAACAATGTTACCGAATGGGCTATGATTAAATCAAGCGTTCGTGATACCTTGGGTAAATATTTATATGAAAAAACACGTCGTCGTCCTATGATACTGCCAATTATTATGGAAGTCTAA